Genomic segment of Gilliamella apis:
CGTCATATTTAGCATTTATTTTGCTTATCAATGTTTTGAAGATGAACAAACTGCAAAACAGCAAATGACTGAATTATCATCTCAGATGCAACAATTGCAACAAAAAATTATTAAAAATAATCAGATTATTACTGACAACGAGTTATCAAAACATGAACTAGAAAATCAATCTATTTCACGTCAGGAGCAAATCAATGAACAACTCAAAGATAATGATTGTGCTAATCGGCTTATTCCTATGCCTATCTCTGGCAGCATGTACAACAGAGCGAAAAGTTTACGTGAGTCAGCCAATCCCAGCAAATCTGCTCAGTGATTGCTTGCCCAAACTACCGCCTGAAAAAATGACATTCGGTGACAGTGTGAAATATAACGAACATCTCTTGAATGTTATTGAAAGATGCAATCAAGATAAAAGCTCTATTAGATTAATAAATAAATAGTAATTTTCGATTATCTAGTAATCTAAAATTTAAAGGTTTTTATATAAAATTTACATAACCGCTTAATTGCGGTTTTTTTGTGCTTAAAATTAAAAAAATTTAACTTAAATCGCTACAAGAACACACTGTAATCAATTTTACAATTTAGGTCATTCATAATGACGATCCTGATTTAGGAATATTTAGAAATAAGTGTTAAAGGGTTATATAAAATAGATTCTATTAACACTTTTCCAGCTTATTTGAATTCAAGTTCATTAATAGAACTAGTCTAATAAACATCAATATTTTGAATATTATCGATAATTTATGCTGTAAATAAAACAGGTTTCAGATCTTATACAACCATTAAAACAACATTAAGGGGGCCATATGTGAATACTTTTCTATAGCATTGCAGAGAGAAACTTAATGATGACTTTTTACGATCGTTTATTTAATACGGTTTCAAAACTGCTTACCAATTATGGAGTGAAATATCATGTAAAAAGTGTAATTCGATCACCATTTCGATGTTAGACGTTATCCTTTTTCTTTACCAAATAATCGATTTGCCATGAATTACTAATATCAACTGCAACTAGATAAAGATTGACAATACCTCAATTCAAATAGCCGATATGAAAAAGGCATGACGAGGGTTGCAACTCTAAATGCTCAAGTTAATTTTTATAAAGCCACAATGGAGATTAAAACATGATATCAAAAATAGCCCACTTACTCGAAGAACATCTGCAAACCTTTGCTACTCAAGAAAATTTGCAAGTTGTTTACGAGAACATTGAAGTTAAACCTGAAAATGAAATCTACCTTATCTGCAATATTTTGCCTAGCATCACAACTAATTTTGATTTAGAAGGCAAATTAAGAACTTATAAAGGTGTTTTTCAGGTTAGCGTTGTTACGCCGATCAATACCGGTATAGAAAGTGTTCATACAATTGTTGATGCGATTATCGAACACTTTCCTTTAGATCTTGAATTAAAACAAGATCACTTTTCACTTTACATCAATTCAATACCAAGTGCTTATCCAGCAGTTAAGGAAAAAAGCACTTATACAATACCAATTAGCATGAATTACCGTGCTGACATATTAATTTAATTAGGAGAAATAATTATGGGATTTGCATTACCTAACGGTTCAAGTGTTTACGTACAAAAATCAAAAGACACAGAATTAGCGTTTGAGATTATCTCAAACGCTAAAGACGCTGTTGTTACATTAAAAACTGATCATGGTCTTGTGGCTGGTGATGAAGTTATTATCACCTCAGGATGGTCAAAAATTAACAACGCAGTTGCGAAAGTGATTAAAGTTAACAATATGGATGTTACACTTGGTAATATTAATACAAATGATACAAAATCATTTCCAGAGGGAGAAGGTAAGGGTACTTTAACCAAAATTACTGCATGGGAGCGATTACCGCAAGTCAAAGAAGTTGCAACTGAAGGCGGTGAACAACAATTTACTCAAATTCAGTTTTTAGATGACGATGCAGAACGACAATTACCGACCATCAAATCAGCTAAAAGCAAAAGTTTTACCATTGCTCATGACAGTTCTCTGCCTATTTATGCATTATTAGAGGAATTAGATCGTACTAATGATGTTGTCGCTATGAAAATGTATGTGCCTAAAGCAAAAGAAACACGTTATGACGCTGTACGTATTTCATTTGATCCTACACCAACCTCTACAATTAATGAGATTGAAACGGTAAAAATCAGTATGACCGTTGAATCACCAGCAATCACTTTTTACAAAAATAAATAAGGATAATATTAATGGCCAAATTTAAATTGGTAGCTGAACCAACCTTTAAATGTGAAGTTTTAATTCCGCGTGCAGGATTGGAAGATGGCAAAATTGAATTTACATTCAAACACCATGTTCTTAAAGAACTAACCGATATTGAAAAAGAACTTGAAGGCAAGCCAGTAATTGATTTTCTGTTGAAAATAGCTTGTGGTTGGAGTTTAGAAGAAGAGTTTAATGAGGAAAATTTGGATATACTTCTTCAAAATTATCCAGCATCAGGGGCAGCAATTATTAAAACTTATTCTAGCGAATTTTTTGGCGTTAGAGAAAAAAACTAATAGCGCTCGTTACTGCACTATATACCCCTGAGCCGTCAAAACACGAGTTGGCGGCTTTTGGGCTAACTGAATCGGATTACGATGAAGAATATGTAGAAATATGGCAAGATAATTTGGATGCTTTCAAGTTATTTAAAGCCATGTCTACTCAGTGGCGAACGAGCATGAGTGGAATATTAGGTCTTGATTACAACTGTATGCCATGGGTTATGAAGATTAATAATATTGCAGAAAGCGAAACTATTTTTAATGATATTCAAATAATGGAAAGCGAGGCGTTAAAAATAATGCACAAATCGAAATAAAAAATAATCTATAAAAATAGTACAAGGTGCATTACGCACCTAAACTATTGAAAATAAACAAACATATTGAAGTTTTCATTCAAATCAAGTAATAAATGTTTAGTGATTATTATGTTTAATTTTTCAGAATTTGCTGATTCAAATAGTAAAAATTCAATTATAGTATTAATTAATTTTATGCCAATTTCAGCTTGTTTCTATTTAATACTAGACTATATAAATTCATTCAATCAACTATTTAAGTATCATGAATATAGATTTGAAATTTAGATACTATAAATATTTTGGTTAATATAGTTATTATTTAAATCATTATTAATGCATACGCAATGTTGAAAAACGTTTCTCAAAATTTTTGTTCAATTTATTGACAATCATCTAGATTAAAATTTGAAACAAACTAGCTAAATTATTTTCTATGTAAAACTCTAATTTATATTTTTATATTTAAATTAAATTTATTGAATTATTAGATAAGGAGCAGAAAAAGAAAAATTATTATCTGCAAAAAGTACTTTAATGATTGGAATCGAAGTGGTGTTTTTAATATAAACATAGGTAAAAAGAATTAATGAATAAAAATTCTATTTTTATTATTGAATGAACTACATTAAAGAGCTAGATGATAAATAAGCTCCTAGAGTGAAGATATTTGATTTTCGAAAGCCTTATATCAAAAAACATGTTCATTTGAAAAATCACACAACATACTCTAAACAAAGAATAAGCGCATTTTGATAGTTTGTATTTTAGTATTAATACCTTTTACTCATAAAATCTTAACATTTATCAGATAAATCTCTGCTGATTAATAAAAATAAAGGTCATAACGGATGAATTTAAATGATAATACTAAAATATCAACGATTGGTTTGCCAATAAATCAAAGAATAACTTAAAGCTAAAATAATGAACAAATCATAATAACCCACTGTTAGTGGGTTTTTTATTATCTGGAGAAAAAATGGCAGAAGAAATTAAATCATTAACACTAAAAATTAATACTCAAAGTGTTGAAGAAGCGAATAGAAAATTAGATGAATTCAGCAAAAAAGCGAGAAATGCAGCCGCAGCGACAGATGATCTAACAGCGGCAAAAAAACGAGCATCAACTGTTACAGCTGAAGAACTGAGGGACTTTGAACGGGTTTATCAAAATGCGATTAAAAGTGCCAAAGCAACCCGACAAGCAGCAGATGAAGCGAGAAAACTTGCACTTTCCCGAAAACAACTAGCTGATTCCGGAGACAAACTCTATACAAGCTTTAGACTGCAAATTGACAGTTTAAAAAATTCAAGTGCATCCTCAAAAGAGTTGAAAAAAATCACTGCACAATTAGGAGCATCATATAAGTCGGGAAATCTTGATATTAACAACTATAAACAATTATTGGTTGATGTAGCGCTTAAACATAAAGAAGTAGCAAGTGCCGAACAAAATGCTAGTAATGTTAAAATTAGTTATTCCAACCAACTAAAAGCCCAAGCAGCAGCTCAGGATTTGTCTAAAGAACAAATGCTAAAATATCAATCAGCACAATTAGGGGCGGGATATTCAGCAGACGTATATTTTAAAAAAGTAACTAGAGCATCAACAGCAACTAAATCTTTCGAAGATGCAACAAGAACTGCTACCACACAAACAGCTTCAATGTATCTACAAATAATGAAAGGTGATTTTTCAGGATTT
This window contains:
- a CDS encoding DUF1799 domain-containing protein; translation: MAAFGLTESDYDEEYVEIWQDNLDAFKLFKAMSTQWRTSMSGILGLDYNCMPWVMKINNIAESETIFNDIQIMESEALKIMHKSK
- the lysC gene encoding Rz1-like lysis system protein LysC, producing the protein MIVLIGLFLCLSLAACTTERKVYVSQPIPANLLSDCLPKLPPEKMTFGDSVKYNEHLLNVIERCNQDKSSIRLINK
- a CDS encoding phage tail terminator-like protein translates to MISKIAHLLEEHLQTFATQENLQVVYENIEVKPENEIYLICNILPSITTNFDLEGKLRTYKGVFQVSVVTPINTGIESVHTIVDAIIEHFPLDLELKQDHFSLYINSIPSAYPAVKEKSTYTIPISMNYRADILI
- a CDS encoding phage tail assembly chaperone; protein product: MAKFKLVAEPTFKCEVLIPRAGLEDGKIEFTFKHHVLKELTDIEKELEGKPVIDFLLKIACGWSLEEEFNEENLDILLQNYPASGAAIIKTYSSEFFGVREKN
- a CDS encoding phage tail protein, translated to MGFALPNGSSVYVQKSKDTELAFEIISNAKDAVVTLKTDHGLVAGDEVIITSGWSKINNAVAKVIKVNNMDVTLGNINTNDTKSFPEGEGKGTLTKITAWERLPQVKEVATEGGEQQFTQIQFLDDDAERQLPTIKSAKSKSFTIAHDSSLPIYALLEELDRTNDVVAMKMYVPKAKETRYDAVRISFDPTPTSTINEIETVKISMTVESPAITFYKNK